A single region of the Lysinibacillus sp. B2A1 genome encodes:
- a CDS encoding NupC/NupG family nucleoside CNT transporter: protein MRYLISFCGLLLVFGLALLMSKNKKEIKYKNILMMLIIQFLLAAFLLNTKFGYILIKGITKVFDHLLAYANTGISFVFGGLANKGESPFFLSVLLPIIFVSVLIGILQHFKILPFFMKWVGLLLSKVNGMGKLESYNAVASAMVGQSEVFITVKKQLDKLTPQRMYTLCASAMSTVSMAVVGAYMTMIEPKYVVTAIVLNLFGGFIIVSIINPYRVEESEDILTIEDEHKQSFFQMLGEYIMDGFKVAIIVGAMLIGFVALMDMINSLFDIVFGISFQGILGYIFAPIAFLMGVPWADAISAGGIMATKLVTNEFVAMISLGEVAKSMSAHTVGIISVFLVSFANFSSIGIIAGAVKGLSEKQGNIVARFGLKLLYGATLVSILTATIVGFVI from the coding sequence ATGAGATACTTAATATCTTTTTGCGGATTGCTGCTTGTTTTTGGTTTAGCTTTATTAATGAGCAAAAACAAAAAAGAAATAAAATATAAAAATATATTGATGATGCTAATCATCCAATTTCTATTGGCAGCATTCCTTCTAAATACGAAATTTGGTTATATTTTGATAAAAGGAATCACGAAAGTATTTGATCATTTATTAGCTTACGCAAATACAGGCATATCCTTTGTTTTTGGAGGTTTAGCGAATAAAGGAGAATCTCCATTCTTTCTTAGTGTATTATTGCCGATTATCTTTGTATCTGTATTGATAGGGATCTTGCAGCATTTTAAAATACTTCCTTTCTTCATGAAATGGGTAGGTTTACTTTTAAGTAAAGTAAATGGTATGGGGAAATTGGAATCTTATAATGCGGTTGCTTCTGCAATGGTTGGTCAATCTGAAGTATTCATTACTGTAAAAAAACAATTAGATAAACTTACACCACAGCGAATGTATACATTATGTGCATCGGCTATGTCTACTGTTTCTATGGCAGTTGTTGGAGCCTATATGACGATGATTGAACCAAAATATGTAGTAACAGCGATTGTGTTGAACTTGTTTGGCGGATTTATTATTGTTTCTATTATTAATCCATATAGAGTAGAGGAAAGCGAAGATATTTTAACAATTGAAGATGAACATAAACAATCTTTCTTTCAAATGCTTGGTGAATATATTATGGATGGATTTAAAGTAGCTATTATTGTTGGAGCTATGCTGATCGGTTTCGTAGCATTAATGGATATGATCAATTCACTATTTGATATAGTATTCGGTATATCTTTCCAAGGGATTTTGGGTTATATCTTTGCACCAATAGCCTTCCTAATGGGTGTGCCATGGGCAGATGCCATTTCTGCTGGAGGAATTATGGCTACCAAATTAGTAACAAATGAATTTGTGGCAATGATAAGCCTTGGAGAAGTAGCTAAGTCTATGAGTGCGCATACAGTAGGTATTATTTCTGTCTTTCTTGTATCCTTTGCAAACTTTTCATCTATCGGTATTATTGCTGGAGCAGTAAAAGGTTTGAGTGAAAAGCAAGGCAATATAGTTGCTCGTTTTGGCTTAAAGCTGTTGTATGGTGCCACACTTGTTAGTATCTTAACAGCTACAATAGTTGGTTTTGTTATTTAA